A single Primulina eburnea isolate SZY01 chromosome 11, ASM2296580v1, whole genome shotgun sequence DNA region contains:
- the LOC140806007 gene encoding NAC transcription factor 32-like, with translation MKVSDQQLNLPAGFRFHPTDDELVVHYLCRKCGGQQIGVPIVAELDLYKFDPWQLPGMALYGEKEWYFFSPRDRKYPNGSRPNRAAGTGYWKATGADKPVGKPKTLGIKKALVFYDGKAPKGVKTDWIMHEYRLANVDRSAGKKDNLRLDDWVLCRIYNKKGNLGKRYNVVDEKAEQFSDVEDRKPDVNSILYSGMVTKTPLVQAPQSFELQKMDDYMHFDASESIPKLHTDSSSSEHGFSPEFMSDYKEVGSESEWRQLEKSLQYEEFSYTDGLLGDPFESQMQDDDQMSLFQEMFGYIQKPF, from the exons ATGAAGGTTAGTGATCAGCAATTGAATTTGCCAGCCGGATTCAGGTTCCATCCGACGGACGATGAGCTGGTGGTGCATTACCTCTGCCGTAAGTGTGGGGGGCAGCAGATTGGTGTTCCGATCGTAGCTGAGCTTGATCTCTACAAGTTTGATCCATGGCAGCTTCCAG GTATGGCTCTGTATGGTGAAAAGGAGTGGTACTTTTTTTCTCCAAGAGACCGCAAGTATCCCAACGGTTCCCGACCGAACAGGGCGGCCGGAACTGGCTACTGGAAGGCTACCGGAGCTGACAAGCCGGTCGGAAAACCAAAGACTCTGGGAATTAAGAAGGCTCTGGTGTTTTACGACGGAAAAGCTCCAAAAGGAGTTAAAACCGATTGGATCATGCACGAATATCGTCTAGCTAACGTGGATAGGTCTGCTGGCAAGAAAGACAATTTGAGG CTTGATGACTGGGTATTGTGTCGAATATACAACAAGAAAGGAAATCTTGGAAAGCGATACAATGTCGTGGATGAGAAGGCGGAGCAGTTCTCAGATGTTGAAGATCGAAAACCAGATGTGAATTCCATCCTTTATAGTGGAATGGTAACAAAGACGCCTTTGGTGCAGGCTCCGCAGTCCTTTGAATTGCAGAAGATGGATGATTATATGCATTTCGACGCATCCGAGTCTATACCCAAGTTGCATACTGATTCGAGTAGTTCAGAGCACGGGTTTTCCCCGGAGTTTATGTCAGATTATAAGGAGGTTGGGAGTGAATCAGAATGGAGACAGTTGGAAAAGTCTCTCCAATATGAGGAGTTCAGCTACACGGATGGCTTACTAGGTGATCCTTTTGAATCCCAAATGCAGGATGATGATCAGATGTCTCTGTTTCAAGAAATGTTTGGCTACATACAGAAGCCCTTTTAG
- the LOC140806011 gene encoding G-type lectin S-receptor-like serine/threonine-protein kinase At5g35370, translating into MESSATTGTVAWSLPLLLISFPSPRIAIIFLLCILFPSALSAPVSFSISPNFTATYYHYIDSSGAFLGSRDGSFQAQIINLKPENRSFYLLVVHVSSGAVIWSANRNTPISESSEFQFSSDGMTVFNDQKKPIWSTPRNLTPVSSLQLLESGNLVMLDAANNTVWASFDFPADVIVAGQQLKVGKSLVASYQNGDLAEGSYSFVVGKNDAMLQWNGMNYWELSMTTNVVRNTNWDIEYMVMNYTGVYLMGKNGAQVVFRIALHGSGDVVDNPAAFRIMKLDSRGVFSVSKFSSGGSSKQEFKVPDDSCRIPFTCGKLGYCTNGGTCQCAPGFHGDPRTGNGICVPTDGSLALPGPCHGSQPNITNIKYSPLGVDVDYFSNDFSNPVLHYVNLTACMNLCSGNCSCLGFFYSQGSGSCYVIENQIGSMTTKLSSPTNKDRLGYIKTIVVGTQIGVKESEKSDFPILAAILLPSSGVMVIAMVAFLIWLRRRRIKRRWISKSINSKLGRGNSMSAEEEMDFISIPGLPVRFEYEDLVKATDCFKTQIGSGGFGTVYKGTLEDGTDVAVKKITCLGAQGRREFLAEISVIGKIHYINLVRLKGFCAQGGQKFLVYEYMNRGSLDVALFHGEPVMEWKERYEIALGTARGLAYLHTGCEHKIIHCDVKPENILLHDKSQVKISDFGLSKLLSPEESNLFTTLRGTRGYLAPEWLTSSAISDKTDVYSYGMVLLEIVRGKKNSSQARSANSGTDSNRRNSQSSPSSVESGQRPIYFPLFALNMHEEGRYMELADPRLMGRVSRQEVEKLVRIALCCVQEEPNLRPSMANVVKMLEGVMPLGEPRIESLNFLRFYGRRFTEESRFGESNEQNELRLYRQPTGTNTSSSYNSLSYMSSQEVSGPR; encoded by the coding sequence ATGGAGTCCTCCGCCACCACCGGCACCGTTGCTTGGTCTCTTCCGCTTCTTTTGATTTCTTTTCCCAGCCCAAGAATTGCCATCATCTTCTTGCTCTGTATACTCTTCCCCTCAGCTCTGTCCGCCCCGGTTTCGTTTTCAATTAGCCCAAACTTCACGGCTACTTACTACCATTATATCGATTCCTCGGGTGCATTTTTGGGTTCTCGTGACGGATCATTCCAGGCCCAGATAATTAACCTGAAACCCGAAAACCGATCTTTCTACCTTCTTGTTGTTCACGTTTCTTCAGGAGCTGTTATCTGGTCTGCGAATCGCAATACCCCGATTTCAGAATCGTCTGAATTCCAGTTTTCAAGCGATGGGATGACTGTTTTCAACGATCAGAAGAAACCCATTTGGTCAACGCCGCGGAATCTTACTCCGGTTTCTTCTCTGCAGCTGCTTGAATCTGGCAACCTGGTCATGCTCGACGCTGCTAACAATACCGTGTGGGCAAGTTTTGATTTCCCCGCTGACGTGATTGTTGCTGGACAACAATTAAAGGTTGGAAAATCGTTGGTGGCCTCTTATCAAAATGGGGATTTAGCTGAGGGCAGCTATTCATTTGTAGTTGGAAAAAACGACGCGATGCTGCAGTGGAATGGGATGAATTACTGGGAACTATCAATGACAACTAATGTTGTCAGGAATACTAATTGGGATATTGAGTACATGGTGATGAATTATACAGGAGTGTATTTGATGGGAAAAAATGGTGCACAAGTTGTATTTAGAATTGCGTTGCATGGTTCTGGTGATGTTGTAGACAACCCAGCGGCTTTTCGTATCATGAAGTTGGATTCTAGAGGGGTTTTTAGTGTTTCAAAATTTAGTTCAGGTGGATCAAGCAAGCAAGAATTCAAGGTTCCAGATGATAGCTGCCGAATCCCATTTACATGTGGGAAGCTTGGATATTGTACTAATGGAGGAACATGTCAGTGTGCACCGGGTTTTCACGGTGATCCCAGGACCGGCAATGGGATTTGTGTGCCAACGGATGGATCTTTGGCTTTGCCAGGTCCTTGTCATGGATCACAGCCGAATATAACCAACATAAAGTATTCGCCATTGGGTGTTGATGTGGATTATTTCTCCAATGACTTTTCCAATCCTGTTTTACATTATGTGAATCTAACTGCCTGTATGAATCTGTGTTCTGGCAACTGTTCTTGTTTGGGGTTTTTCTACAGCCAGGGTTCTGGCTCATGTTACGTGATCGAAAACCAAATAGGTTCCATGACAACAAAATTGAGCTCGCCAACGAATAAGGATAGATTAGGATACATTAAAACTATTGTTGTGGGAACTCAAATAGGTGTTAAGGAGAGCGAGAAATCAGATTTCCCCATTTTGGCAGCGATATTGCTGCCATCATCAGGGGTTATGGTCATCGCCATGGTAGCATTTCTGATTTGGTTGAGGAGAAGGCGGATAAAGAGAAGGTGGATTAGTAAAAGCATAAATTCAAAGTTGGGCCGTGGTAATTCCATGTCTGCTGAGGAAGAGATGGATTTTATTTCCATACCTGGTTTGCCGGTGAGATTTGAGTATGAAGATCTTGTAAAAGCAACAGATTGTTTTAAGACTCAAATTGGTTCTGGTGGATTTGGTACAGTATATAAAGGTACCCTTGAAGATGGGACAGATGTAGCAGTGAAGAAAATCACTTGTTTGGGAGCACAAGGGAGACGAGAATTCTTGGCAGAGATTTCGGTTATCGGGAAGATTCACTACATCAATTTGGTGAGATTGAAGGGGTTTTGTGCACAAGGAGGGCAGAAATTCTTAGTCTACGAGTATATGAATCGAGGATCGTTGGATGTCGCACTTTTTCATGGTGAACCTGTTATGGAATGGAAGGAGAGATATGAAATAGCTCTTGGAACAGCGAGAGGGTTGGCATATTTACACACTGGATGTGAGCACAAGATCATTCACTGTGATGTCAAGCCAGAGAACATTCTCTTGCACGACAAATCTCAGGTGAAAATTTCTGATTTTGGGCTCTCAAAGCTGTTGAGTCCTGAAGAATCGAACTTGTTTACAACTCTTAGAGGCACTCGGGGTTACCTAGCTCCTGAATGGCTAACAAGTTCGGCAATTTCAGACAAAACCGATGTATATAGCTATGGAATGGTGCTTCTAGAAATCGTAAGAGGCAAGAAGAATTCCTCTCAAGCGAGGAGTGCTAATTCAGGGACTGACAGTAACAGGAGGAACAGCCAGTCATCTCCTTCATCGGTAGAATCTGGGCAAAGACCAATTTACTTCCCCCTATTTGCATTAAACATGCATGAGGAAGGACGTTACATGGAGCTGGCAGATCCAAGGCTGATGGGCAGGGTTTCAAGACAGGAGGTAGAGAAACTCGTGCGAATTGCTCTGTGCTGTGTGCAAGAAGAACCCAACTTAAGGCCTTCAATGGCCAATGTGGTCAAAATGTTAGAAGGTGTAATGCCTTTGGGAGAACCGAGAATAGAATCGCTCAACTTTTTGAGGTTCTACGGACGGAGATTCACCGAGGAGTCTAGATTTGGAGAAAGCAACGAGCAGAACGAGCTAAGGTTGTACAGACAACCAACGGGTACTAACACTAGCAGCTCATACAACTCTCTCTCTTACATGTCATCTCAAGAAGTCTCAGGTCCTAGATAG
- the LOC140806006 gene encoding aspartic proteinase Asp1-like isoform X1, with protein sequence MSFELARPGDSKYSDPIKRNIVISGKQGIKAGITQIEKQQKWRKLRPSESCPSRISKAGTSSVVFPLYGNVYPNGFYFVQVFVGYPPKPYFLDPDTGSDLTWLQCDAPCVHCTSGFHPLYRPSNNIVICKDPLCASLHSSDYKCDTPEQCDYEVEYADGGSSLGVLVNDFFTLNLTSGTQMSPRLTLGCGYDQLSGSSDHPLDGVLGLGRGKSSVLSQLRDQGVVKNVVGHCLSGKGGFLFFGEDAYDSSRVTWTPMSLDHTKYYSAGLAELLFGGKSTGFKNLNVIFDSGSSYTYFDSQIYHTLLSLIKKEITKNSLKEATDDRTLPFCWKGKKPFRTTREVRSYFKNLTFSFANGWRSKAQFEISPESYLIISSKGNACLGILNGTDVGLNNFNMIGDISMQDKVLIYDNEKQKIGWTPANCDQHPKSNSETRIPL encoded by the exons ATGTCCTTTGAACTTGCAAGACCTGGTGATAGTAAATATTCAGATCCCATCAAACGCAACATTGTAATATCAGGGAAGCAAGGAATCAAAGCAGGAATCACACAGATTGAGAAG CAGCAGAAATGGAGGAAATTGAGGCCTTCTGAAAGCTGCCCATCAAGAATCAGTAAAGCTGGCACATCTTCAGTGGTATTCCCACTCTATGGGAATGTTTATCCCAATGG GTTTTATTTTGTCCAAGTTTTTGTAGGTTACCCTCCAAAGCCGTATTTTCTTGATCCAGACACAGGCAGTGACCTGACTTGGCTTCAATGTGACGCCCCTTGTGTTCATTGCACCTCG GGATTTCACCCACTATACCGACCTAGCAACAATATTGTTATCTGTAAAGACCCTCTTTGCGCATCTTTGCACTCAAGTGATTATAAATGCGACACTCCAGAGCAATGTGATTACGAGGTTGAGTATGCAGATGGAGGTTCATCCCTCGGTGTTCTTGTCAATGATTTCTTCACCCTCAATCTCACGTCTGGAACCCAAATGAGTCCTCGTCTAACTCTTGG GTGTGGATATGATCAATTATCAGGATCATCCGATCACCCGTTAGATGGAGTGCTCGGCCTTGGAAGAGGAAAATCAAGCGTTCTGTCACAGCTTCGTGATCAGGGAGTCGTGAAAAATGTTGTTGGCCACTGTCTAAGTGGAAAAGGTGGGTTTCTTTTCTTTGGAGAAGATGCTTATGATTCTTCACGAGTTACATGGACACCAATGTCCCTTGATCACAC AAAGTATTATTCAGCTGGATTGGCAGAACTTCTTTTTGGTGGGAAAAGCACAGGGTTCAAGAATCTTAACGTAATTTTCGACAGTGGGAGTTCTTACACATACTTCGATTCTCAGATTTACCACACTCTCCTTTCTTTG ATAAAGAAAGAAATAACCAAGAACTCGTTAAAAGAAGCAACCGACGACCGTACCCTTCCATTCTGCTGGAAAGGCAAGAAACCTTTCAGGACTACTCGTGAAGTCCGAAGCtacttcaagaatttaacattcaGCTTTGCCAATGGTTGGAGATCTAAAGCTCAATTTGAAATCAGCCCTGAATCATATCTCATAATCTCA TCGAAGGGCAATGCTTGTTTGGGAATCTTGAATGGCACAGATGTTGGACTAAACAATTTCAACATGATTGGAG ATATATCAATGCAGGATAAGGTTTTGATCTATGACAATGAGAAGCAAAAAATCGGGTGGACGCCTGCCAACTGCGATCAGCACCCGAAATCCAACTCCGAAACCAGGATCCCATTATAA
- the LOC140806006 gene encoding aspartic proteinase Asp1-like isoform X2, protein MSFELARPGDSKYSDPIKRNIVISGKQGIKAGITQIEKQQKWRKLRPSESCPSRISKAGTSSVVFPLYGNVYPNGFYFVQVFVGYPPKPYFLDPDTGSDLTWLQCDAPCVHCTSGFHPLYRPSNNIVICKDPLCASLHSSDYKCDTPEQCDYEVEYADGGSSLGVLVNDFFTLNLTSGTQMSPRLTLGCGYDQLSGSSDHPLDGVLGLGRGKSSVLSQLRDQGVVKNVVGHCLSGKGGFLFFGEDAYDSSRVTWTPMSLDHTKYYSAGLAELLFGGKSTGFKNLNVIFDSGSSYTYFDSQIYHTLLSLIKKEITKNSLKEATDDRTLPFCWKVEGQCLFGNLEWHRCWTKQFQHDWRYINAG, encoded by the exons ATGTCCTTTGAACTTGCAAGACCTGGTGATAGTAAATATTCAGATCCCATCAAACGCAACATTGTAATATCAGGGAAGCAAGGAATCAAAGCAGGAATCACACAGATTGAGAAG CAGCAGAAATGGAGGAAATTGAGGCCTTCTGAAAGCTGCCCATCAAGAATCAGTAAAGCTGGCACATCTTCAGTGGTATTCCCACTCTATGGGAATGTTTATCCCAATGG GTTTTATTTTGTCCAAGTTTTTGTAGGTTACCCTCCAAAGCCGTATTTTCTTGATCCAGACACAGGCAGTGACCTGACTTGGCTTCAATGTGACGCCCCTTGTGTTCATTGCACCTCG GGATTTCACCCACTATACCGACCTAGCAACAATATTGTTATCTGTAAAGACCCTCTTTGCGCATCTTTGCACTCAAGTGATTATAAATGCGACACTCCAGAGCAATGTGATTACGAGGTTGAGTATGCAGATGGAGGTTCATCCCTCGGTGTTCTTGTCAATGATTTCTTCACCCTCAATCTCACGTCTGGAACCCAAATGAGTCCTCGTCTAACTCTTGG GTGTGGATATGATCAATTATCAGGATCATCCGATCACCCGTTAGATGGAGTGCTCGGCCTTGGAAGAGGAAAATCAAGCGTTCTGTCACAGCTTCGTGATCAGGGAGTCGTGAAAAATGTTGTTGGCCACTGTCTAAGTGGAAAAGGTGGGTTTCTTTTCTTTGGAGAAGATGCTTATGATTCTTCACGAGTTACATGGACACCAATGTCCCTTGATCACAC AAAGTATTATTCAGCTGGATTGGCAGAACTTCTTTTTGGTGGGAAAAGCACAGGGTTCAAGAATCTTAACGTAATTTTCGACAGTGGGAGTTCTTACACATACTTCGATTCTCAGATTTACCACACTCTCCTTTCTTTG ATAAAGAAAGAAATAACCAAGAACTCGTTAAAAGAAGCAACCGACGACCGTACCCTTCCATTCTGCTGGAAAG TCGAAGGGCAATGCTTGTTTGGGAATCTTGAATGGCACAGATGTTGGACTAAACAATTTCAACATGATTGGAG ATATATCAATGCAGGATAA
- the LOC140806010 gene encoding probable glucan 1,3-alpha-glucosidase, whose product MGKPLSIFLFSLLLINCVFSWKKDEFRNCNQTPFCKRARSRKPGECSLIATDISVKEGDLVAKLIQREKGVENSENQEQSIISKPLVLTLSAYQDGVLRLKIDEDQNLGPRKKRFEVPDVVLPEFLEKRLWLQRLKEEESQDGSGTLSVFYLADGYEGAIRHDPFEVFVRESGKNGKKVLSLNSNGLFDFEQLRENKEENEDWEERFRSHTDTRPYGPQSISFDVSFYEADFVYGIPEHATSLALKPTRGPGVEDSEPYRLFNLDVFEYLHDSPFGLYGTTPFMISHGKSRGSSGFFLLNAAEMQIDVLGPGWNDEFSSVLRLPSDQKRVDTFWMSEAGVVDSFFFVGPGPKDVVRQYTGVTGTPAMPQLFAIAYHQCRWNYRDEEDVYNVDSKFDEHDIPYDVLWLDIEHTDGKRYFTWDRVLFPHPDEMQKRLAAKGRHMVTIVDPHIKRDESYYIHKEASQKGYYVKDATGKDFDGWCWSGSSSYLDMLSPEIRSWWAGKFSFDNYVGSTSSLHIWNDMNEPSVFNGPEVSMPRDALHYGDVEHRELHNAYGYYFHMATSDGLVMRVEGKERPFVLSRAFFPGSQRYGAVWTGDNTAEWEHLRVSVPMILTLGLTGISFSGADVGGFFGNPDTELLVRWYQLGAYYPFFRAHAHHDTKRREPWLFGERNTKLMREAIHVRYMLLPYFYTLFREANTSGIPVARALWMEFPSDENTFSNDEAFMVGDALLVQGIYTERAKHVPVYLPGDQSWFDMKTGAAYKGGVTHKLDALEDSVPAFQRAGTIIPRKDRFRRSSTQMENDPYTLVVALNSSKAAVGELYVDNGKSFEFQQGAYIHRRFTFLNGKLTSSNLAPTGAGSNKFTSECVVERIILLGLFPQPKTALIEPANQKVDIEWGPLLLRGGKSSSVLTIRKPNVRIADDWTIKIS is encoded by the exons ATGGGAAAGCCTCTGAGCATCTTTTTGTTCAGTCTCCTTCTCATAAACTGCGTGTTTTCTTGGAAGAAAGATGAATTCAGGAACTGTAATCAGACCCCTTTCTGCAAACGTGCCCGATCTAGGAAACCTGGGGAGTGTTCATTAATCGCTACTGATATCTCTGTTAAGGAGGGTGATCTTGTAGCTAAACTTATCCAGAGAGAAAAGGGTGTAGAAAATAGTGAGAATCAGGAGCAGTCCATCATCAGTAAGCCTTTGGTTCTTACATTATCGGCTTATCAAGATGGTGTTTTGAGGCTCAAGATTGATGAGGACCAAAATCTAGGCCCCCGGAAGAAGAGATTCGAGGTTCCAGATGTGGTTTTACCGGAGTTTTTGGAGAAGAGGCTGTGGTTGCAGAGGCTGAAAGAGGAAGAAAGCCAGGATGGTTCGGGTACTCTGTCAGTTTTTTATCTTGCTGATGGTTATGAAGGTGCGATTAGGCATGACCCTTTTGAAGTATTTGTGAGGGAGAGTGGTAAAAATGGGAAAAAGGTGTTGTCTTTGAACTCGAATGGCTTGTTCGATTTTGAGCAGCTGAGGGAGAACAAGGAGGAGAATGAGGATTGGGAGGAGAGATTTAGAAGTCACACTGATACACGGCCGTACGGACCGCAAAGTATTAGCTTTGATGTGTCTTTTTATGAGGCTGATTTTGTTTATGGGATTCCTGAACATGCCACTAGTCTAGCTTTGAAGCCAACTAGAGGGCCGGGTGTTGAGGACTCTGAGCCCTATAGGTTGTTCAATCTTGATGTCTTTGAGTACCTCCATGATTCACCTTTTGGGCTTTATGGGACTACTCCTTTCATGATTTCACATGGGAAGTCGCGAGGGAGTTCCGGGTTTTTTTTGCTCAATGCTGCTGAAATGCAGATTGATGTTCTGGGGCCTGGATGGAATGATGAGTTCTCTTCAGTCTTAAGGTTGCCTTCTGATCAGAAGAGAGTTGATACCTTTTGGATGAGTGAGGCTGGTGTGGTGGATTCTTTCTTTTTTGTTGGTCCAGGGCCAAAAGATGTAGTGAGGCAGTATACTGGTGTGACAGGAACACCGGCAATGCCACAGTTGTTTGCCATTGCTTACCATCAATGCAGATGGAATTATCGGGATGAAGAGGACGTTTACAACGTTGACTCCAAATTTGATGAACATGATATTCCGTATGATGTTTTATGGCTTGATATCGAGCATACTGATGGGAAGAGATATTTTACATGGGACAGGGTTTTGTTCCCACACCCTGATGAAATGCAGAAGAGATTAGCTGCAAAAGGTAGGCATATGGTCACAATTGTGGATCCTCACATTAAGCGAGATGAGTCATATTACATACATAAGGAGGCTTCCCAGAAGGGATACTATGTGAAGGATGCGACAGGAAAGGATTTTGATGGTTGGTGCTGGTCTGGATCCTCATCATACTTGGATATGCTGAGTCCAGAGATTAGGTCCTGGTGGGCTGGGAAATTTTCATTTGACAATTACGTTGGTTCAACTTCGTCCTTGCACATCTGGAACGACATGAATGAACCTTCTGTATTCAATGGTCCAGAG GTTTCGATGCCTAGAGATGCTTTACACTATGGAGATGTTGAGCATCGAGAGTTGCACAATGCATATGGCTATTACTTTCACATGGCAACATCGGATGGACTTGTTATGCGTGTAGAGGGGAAAGAACGCCCTTTCGTTTTATCAAGAGCATTTTTCCCCGGAAGTCAAAGATATGGAGCGGTTTGGACGGGAGATAATACAGCTGAATGGGAACATTTAAGGGTTTCAGTTCCCATGATCTTGACACTTGGTCTCACAGGGATATCATTCTCTG GTGCGGATGTTGGTGGATTTTTTGGAAATCCGGATACTGAGTTGTTGGTTCGCTGGTATCAGCTTGGTGCCTATTATCCCTTCTTTAGAGCCCATGCTCATCACGATACCAAGAGACGGGAACCTTGGTTGTTTGG GGAGCGAAATACAAAACTCATGAGGGAAGCCATACATGTACGCTACATGCTGCTTCCTTACTTTTACACGTTATTCAGAGAAGCAAACACCAGTGGTATTCCTGTCGCTCGTGCACTTTGGATGGAATTTCCTTCTGATGAGAATACGTTCAGCAACGACGAGGCGTTTATGGTTGGAGATGCCCTCTTGGTGCAAGGAATATATACTGAG CGAGCTAAACATGTGCCAGTTTATCTTCCTGGGGATCAATCTTGGTTTGACATGAAAACTGGAGCTGCTTACAAGGGAGGAGTAACACATAAGTTGGACGCTTTAGAAGATAGCGTCCCTGCTTTTCAACGGGCTGGTACCATCATACCAAGAAAAGACAGATTCCGAAGGAGCTCAACTCAAATGGAAAATGATCCGTACACTCTG GTTGTAGCTCTTAATAGTTCCAAGGCTGCTGTAGGTGAGCTTTATGTTGACAATGGAAAGAGCTTCGAATTCCAGCAAGGAGCCTACATACACCGTCGTTTTACATTCTTGAACGGAAAACTCACATCATCAAACTTAGCGCCTACAGGAGCTGGCAGCAACAAATTTACCTCAGAATGCGTTGTGGAGAGAATCATACTCTTAGGTTTGTTTCCTCAACCGAAAACTGCTCTGATTGAACCGGCAAACCAGAAGGTTGACATTGAATGGGGGCCACTCCTCCTTCGAGGAGGGAAGAGCTCATCGGTTCTGACCATCCGTAAGCCTAATGTTCGAATTGCAGACGATTGGACGATCAAGATTTCGTAA
- the LOC140806009 gene encoding cysteine protease ATG4b-like yields MKSLLEKDNDPICNPDKKNRNFDCCPEEITGSVSPEAESSIGNSKNQNPGVLWSGLWPPALSILGNLSSNHGRSDSNSCSVRKKSGSGKCYYEGWRTSVRRVMMNGISMRRLLGFGKTGSSASKSDIWLLGICYRVAQEGDNANSSDPAESEGFASFVEDFSSRILITYRKGFAPIGETKYTSDVNWGCMLRSSQMLVAQAFLFNKLGRSWRKSPHEPIDQSYLEILHLFGDAEDSAFSIHILLQAGKVYGLAPGSWVGPYAMCRTWESLVRNKIKETGNGVLSSMMTIYVVSGSDGERGGAPVLCIEDISRHLSEFSGGELVWGPILLMVPLVLGVEKVNPRYLPLLSATLMFPQSLGILGGRPGASTYIVGVQDEKAFYLDPHEVQQVVDIKRGNLDVDTSSYHCNIVRHMPLDSIDSSLAIGFYCNGKSDFDDFCSRASELIYQSNGAPLFTITETRLSPKSIRYQNTSTGHTSESPEVDLVNEFSSESPENICAQEDDWQLL; encoded by the exons ATGAAGAGTTTACTAGAGAAAGATAACGATCCCATTTGTAATCCCGACAAGAAAAATCGTAACTTTGATTGTTGTCCGGAGGAAATTACGGGTTCTGTCTCACCGGAGGCAGAATCGAGTATTGGCAATAGTAAGAATCAAAATCCTGGAGTTCTTTGGTCAGGTTTATGGCCACCTGCTTTATCTATCTTGGGGAATTTGAGTAGTAATCACGGAAGAAGTGACTCTAATAGTTGTAGTGTTAGAAAAAAGTCGGGTAGTGGGAAGTGCTATTATGAGGGGTGGAGGACTTCTGTAAGAAGAGTAATGATGAACGGTATATCAATGAGAAGACTATTGGGGTTTGGTAAAACTGGAAGTTCGGCTTCCAAGAGCGATATTTGGCTTTTGGGTATATGTTATCGGGTTGCACAGGAAGGCGACAATGCCAACTCTTCAGATCCAGCTGAGAGCGAGGGATTTGCATCGTTTGTCGAGGATTTTTCATCGCGTATCTTGATCACGTATCGGAAAG GGTTTGCGCCCATCGGGGAAACAAAGTACACTAGTGATGTTAATTGGGGTTGCATGCTTCGGAGTAGCCAGATGCTTGTTGCTCAG GCATTTCTGTTTAATAAATTAGGACGATCGTGGAGGAAATCTCCACACGAG CCAATTGACCAAAGTTACTTGGAAATATTGCATCTTTTTGGAGATGCTGAGGACTCAGCTTTCTCTATACACATTCTTCTCCAAGCTGGAAAGGTTTACGGCCTTGCTCCGGGTTCATGGGTAGGCCCGTATGCCATGTGCCGCACCTGGGAAAGTTTGGTGCGTAACAAAATCAAGGAGACTGGTAATGGAGTTCTCTCCTCTATGATGACCATATACGTCGTCTCTGGTAGCGATGGGGAAAGAGGTGGAGCTCCTGTCCTCTGCATTGAGGATATATCCAGACATTTGTCAGAGTTCAGCGGGGGCGAACTTGTTTGGGGTCCTATTCTATTGATGGTTCCGTTGGTTCTAGGTGTGGAAAAAGTCAACCCAAG GTATCTTCCACTTCTGAGTGCCACACTCATGTTTCCACAGAGCCTCGGTATTTTGGGTGGCAGGCCTGGTGCTTCAACATACATAGTTGGAGTGCAAGATGAAAAGGCTTTCTATCTGGATCCACACGAGGTTCAGCAG GTTGTTGACATTAAGAGGGGTAATTTAGATGTCGATACTTCAAGCTACCATTGCAA TATTGTAAGACATATGCCCCTCGACTcgattgattcatccttggCCATTGGGTTTTACTGTAACGGCAAGA GTGATTTCGATGATTTTTGTTCACGTGCTTCGGAGCTGATCTATCAATCAAATGGTGCTCCGCTTTTTACAATAACCGAGACCCGTCTTTCCCCTAAGTCCATCAGATATCAGAACACATCGACGGGCCACACTTCTGAGTCTCCAGAGGTTGATCTCGTAAACGAGTTCTCCTCTGAGTCGCCGGAGAATATTTGTGCACAGGAAGACGATTGGCAACTGCTTTGA